One segment of Amycolatopsis alba DSM 44262 DNA contains the following:
- a CDS encoding LGFP repeat-containing protein, whose protein sequence is MVLRVSRIGVVAVCVLMGLSVPAVAVADPTPLEPVSCAGRTDVVRVKSSAGDGRPVCFKIPDDFGEYAIDVPGAYLLAGDNAHPITVTLIDGSGTAGAVDIDLGGWTAVGAGKEQTAASALRLISAATARGYAAVTAERQRLAADEAADFFLGEAFGHIHRANPSAAEAPENVGWEQYYDGGAIYYTAAIGARAIYSSVLSRYLETGGPAGPLGYPATSQDTAPGGGWYADFTGNPSAGGGNGGSIYWNPDSYPSSENPFRANALYGPIWEKWVTLGRTWQGQPLIGLTPTPNATGPNGAGSYVHFGQPTEANHLDLNGPTNASIYYSDQTRQVHTVQGSIRQTWRQHGWEQGRFGFPTTDEQTTPTGWTQRFQHGTITWNRGATAPILTTS, encoded by the coding sequence ATGGTGTTGCGCGTGTCTCGAATCGGCGTGGTCGCCGTGTGTGTCCTGATGGGGTTGAGCGTGCCGGCGGTGGCCGTCGCGGACCCGACACCGCTGGAGCCGGTAAGCTGCGCCGGGCGCACCGACGTGGTGCGAGTGAAGTCCTCGGCAGGCGATGGGCGGCCGGTGTGCTTCAAGATCCCGGACGACTTCGGCGAATACGCCATCGACGTCCCCGGCGCATACCTCCTCGCCGGGGACAACGCCCACCCCATCACCGTCACCCTCATCGACGGCTCGGGTACCGCAGGTGCCGTCGACATCGACCTCGGCGGCTGGACCGCGGTCGGGGCCGGCAAAGAACAGACGGCCGCGTCAGCCCTGCGGCTGATCAGCGCCGCCACCGCACGGGGCTACGCCGCGGTCACCGCCGAACGGCAGCGGCTCGCCGCCGACGAGGCAGCCGACTTCTTCCTCGGCGAAGCCTTCGGGCACATCCACCGCGCCAACCCGTCCGCCGCGGAAGCCCCCGAGAACGTAGGGTGGGAGCAGTATTACGACGGCGGCGCGATCTACTACACCGCCGCCATCGGCGCCCGCGCGATCTACAGCAGCGTTCTCTCCCGTTACCTCGAAACCGGCGGCCCCGCCGGCCCGCTGGGCTACCCCGCCACCAGCCAGGACACCGCCCCCGGTGGCGGCTGGTACGCCGACTTCACCGGCAACCCCAGCGCTGGCGGCGGCAACGGTGGCTCCATCTACTGGAACCCCGACAGCTACCCGTCCAGTGAAAACCCCTTCCGCGCAAACGCCTTGTACGGGCCCATCTGGGAAAAATGGGTCACACTCGGCCGCACCTGGCAGGGCCAGCCCCTCATCGGCCTCACCCCCACCCCCAACGCCACCGGCCCCAACGGCGCCGGAAGCTACGTGCACTTCGGCCAGCCCACCGAAGCCAATCACCTCGACCTCAATGGACCCACCAACGCCTCCATCTACTACAGCGACCAAACCCGGCAGGTCCACACCGTGCAAGGCTCCATCCGGCAAACCTGGCGACAGCACGGCTGGGAACAAGGACGCTTCGGCTTCCCCACCACCGACGAACAAACCACCCCCACCGGCTGGACCCAACGCTTCCAGCACGGCACCATCACCTGGAACCGCGGAGCCACCGCTCCCATCCTCACCACCTCATAG